The genomic DNA TTTTGCATAAATGCAAGAATCGGCAAGATAGGACGTGAAACGAGCTTTTGGAGCGCTTCAAGCAAGATTTGCTATAGTGCGTGGACTGGCTCGCTATTGGGACATTGAAACACTTAATTACATCATGTTAGCATGTATTGTGATGCATAATATGATTATTAAAGACGAAAGGGATCTATTGAATGtggattatgattatgagacATATGATGAAACACCAATAATTCAAATTTCTCATGAACGCACAAATACTCTTGAGGAGTTCATGCAATTTCATCACCAAATTAGAGATAAGAGTGCTCATTTTCAGCTTCAAAATGATCTTGTGGAGTATTTATAGAAAAAATATGGTTGACAAATGTAGAGGTTAGATGGTTACATAACCAATATCTTTCATTCATTTGGATGCTTTCTTCTGATGATTGGTTTAATTGATACTATAATGCCATGTTTTTTTTTCTGATGATTGGTTTTTTGTTACAGAGCCAATATCTTTCATTAATTTCAGTATGCATACTCACGGGTACATGATTCAGATAGTTTATGAGACACTGCTTTCTATTCTTATGCAAGGTTATGGTTTGCACTGCTTTCTTAGTGGCTCTTGCACTGTACCTCCCATGATTGTTTGAGAAATAAGTGGTTAATTTCGAGCTCATATGTCTGAGGATCATATGTTGTGCCACTTGAAGCaaagcttatgaatcatgtaCCTACCTGAATGTTTTTGTTTacttatttatataattaattatttttattgatttgGTTGAATGAAAAAGTGAACAGGCTCATGGATTCTGGTTTTTCTGTTTTGTTTGTTTTTTCGATTACTACATGTTTCTTGTGCAggtaataattattattattgtaCTCCAGTCATCATCTATTTACTGTTGACGAAGCAAGATATgtttatgaatcaagatagttAGCTTTTTTTAGATATTGAAAACTATTATAGTATTTCGCTATCTGTTGTTGGTTATGTGTTTTTATGTGGTCAATTTACATATTTTTATTGAGCGATTTTTTTTGTAATCCAACTGTTTCATGTACATTGCAGCAAATTTAGAACACTGTCATGAGAAGACAAAGTTTCCATTAAAATTTAGAACACCGGAAAGAAACAAGTAGTATGAATTCAGCAATAATTTCCAAAAGACTAGCCTTGTAATACTTCTTTACAAGTCCATGTTGTCTTCCAGGAGTTTCTTGAATTTGTGAATGGTGCATTGTCAAAGATGTCTCTGATTTCTCCTTATTTTAGTTATCATTCTGATGTGGGGACATATGGTGTCAAAGCTCCATTGGTCTTAACCAAGGTACATTATGATCCAAGCACTGCTTGATGTAATTGTATGTTTTGCAATTCTGATTTTCTAAGGCCATTGGGACATCGATGATTAAATCATCCATATATTTAGTACTAGTCAGACTTGTAAACCGGTCCTTTTcaattactattattattattattcttttaaGTGTAGAGAAAAAAGAGCAAGTTATACAACATGTGATGCCAATTAAAAATCTTTAAACATGAAGAATAAAAAACCAGAAAGAGTAGGTTTAAAATTTACCAACAACAACAGATCAAAAATGAAAGAGGAATCACCATTGTTTTTGTATGTATAGATTTTTATAGTAAATGAGTCAAATGTAATTGTAAGGAGTAATATATAAAGAAAGGTACCTAAAATTTTTGTTAGTGTCACTTACAAAGACAAAGACAATAAAGCTCTCTTCTTGTCTATTTGTATTGCTCATCACTCTTAGTTGAGCCCTTTTCTTGCACAAAGATTCTGTCTATCTTTTAAAGCTCTCTCTATACCATAATTCACTTAATTTTGCTGGTGGGCTTGTAAGAAAGATTAATAAGTCTTTTCTTAAGAAATTCATTTTTTATCCTCTTATGCTCTTCACCTTAGCTTAAAGCTTGACCATTGCATGTCCACTATTTTATACAAGTGGGGGTTATTAATGTACAGTATACATTGGATACTCTGAGTTGATATTATTTATCAGGGAATAATTTTGAGCTTGAGAATAATGTTGAGCTTGAGACCACataaacacaaacacaaacaaaCATTTTTATTTGAGTTAAGTATTTGGCTAAATTCTGCAGAAGCTAATATGTTTCTTTTTCTCAGAGTCAATCAGTAACAACACCATAATTAGACTTTCAGTAGTTAAGGAGTATGCTAAATTCATAAAATAACATCATTCACAAAAGAGCAATACTCACATCTCAGTATGCATATTTCTAGACGTGACAAAAATAATTTATCTAGTAATTTAAGTGCCTCTTCTTTCAATGATttcttgttttcttaaattgcAATACTCAACTTCAAGAGGCCCCATTGAACTTGTATCGATTGCCATTATTTTTGCATTAGCTTCATCTTGTTCCTGGGCTTCTCTCATCTTTTCACGATCTTCTCTTTCATTTGCTAATTGCATAATTTCTTTGAGATGTTCACTTCTTTGTTTTCTAGCTTCAAGTTAATCAACTCTCATTTTTTCAAGTATCACAGCTCTGCAATCATCATCCTGCTCATTTCCCAATCTTTTTCTCTTCTTTTGCATTTCTTTAGCAGCTTTTCTTCCGATAGGCAAATTCTGATTTTTCGGAAATCACACATTCTGCGGTTGATAGCGAAGAATTTGTTGAGCTTTCTTTATGAGTTTATGATTTTTTGTAACAAAATCAACATTCCATTTAGGCAGCTTTCTTAACAGCTTCCAACAATGCTCTACTGAAAAGCTGGTTTTACAAGCATCTTTGTACAAATCCTTTGTTGTTTCAATCTATTATTAAACTGAACCGAAATGAATTAGTAATTACCGATTATATAATCCAGTCATTAAGCATAAATAAGGATGAGGTTGGAGACTACCTTATCACATTCAAATAATCCACTTTTTCCATCTGCTTGATTATAGAATCCTTGAAATTTATTGACTGTAAGTTGATTCATAGACCAGCGATGCGATAACGAAGATGGAGAACGATCAGATTAGAAGTTTTTGTGCTTCACAAAATAGTGGTGAACTCTATGCCAATAGGTTCCATTTTTTTGATCAACTCCTGCAATGGGATCCATTGAAACATTTTGCCAAGCTGAAATTAGCATTTCATCCTCTTGTTTTATAAAGTTTTTCGTTCGCTGCCTTTTATCCTTTGCCTTTTGCAGAGAAGGAGTTTCAGATGAAATAAGAGTCACTTCAACAATTTCTTCTTCACCGTGACTTTGCGAAATGTAAGTATTTTGAGTTGGTGTTACAAACCCATCATATTCAGAAAATTCCGGATTAAGCATATCCGTCAAGGATGACATTTTTACACTATGATTCATCTCTAAATTTACCTAATAAATAATGTTATAACAGGACAATGTTAAAACATATGCATAGTACTAGTAAAAATCACTAATATAAGCACTTAAGAAGATTTTGCTAACAAGTTTTGAATAGAAATTCCACTGAAACTTTGTAATCAAGacacatatatacatacttaATGGAAAACTAATGTGCAGCAGGTAATACAAGTCAGGTACCTTCTTTATGTTATTGATTTCCTTGTACCTGGTATACTTTAGATGATATACTAATATGATTAGTGCAGTTGGGAAAAACATCCATATTCTTATTAAATTAATAATGTATCCCACACTCTGTAATTCATAATTTCATGAATCTTATAGTAAGCATAAGCTGAAGATAAACACGTACTCTGTATATGATACAATACTATTCTATACTACAACAATATTCATGAAAATAACACAATAATAAAAACTTTAAAATGATCTTGATGATTTTATAATACTCATAATATATAAACCCATTTCAATTTAAATAAGATAAAAATAAGAAGAAAACCTGAGACCAATGATCATCAGAAGTGGGTAAAGATTGGCGATTGATAGTTGAAGAACCAAAGAATTCCATCGTATTTCATTTGATGTGAGTGAAAACCCTGTTTATTATATTTGGCAAGAAAGTGAAGTTCAACAGTTCAGTGGTGAGATATAAAGTCGGAGGGAAAAAAACAGAGGTTGAAAAAAAGAGAAGGAAAAGTAGTGTGAAAAAAGAGggaaataaatatttaatttataaaaataaaataaggcACAGTTGTACATTCCTAAAAAATAAGACATGAAAAGTGGACCTTAACTTTTTAGGGAATCACTAGCATGCTGTTGGAGCAACCTTTTTAAcatattttcttaatttttagcTTAGGATCCTAAATAAGTAACCTGTTGGAGTTGCTCTTAGTGACCGAAGGATGTTTTAGGATTCACATCCAAAAAATATGGGCCGAAGTATCTTCTCTTTCGCCCGACCATTGAACCAGTTGAAAAAAGGGCACGGGGCTAGCTGTAATATCTgagacatagcgtgtaattatttttatcaataaataattattatgtgatttatggtgaattatctgatgattggtgtggatatgtggatgtttatatgtggtaaagtataagtatgttaattttattatgtccagaataaaatatagataattacgatatttttctggtaatttttggactgttatatgattttatattgatttatgaattcattaattattttctgaataattaccaaactattttataaagccgagaatcgttcaacttcaaccgtttttccgtttttacaacccgaaactcttcgaaaactccttcctaaccttaTCTGATTATTacagacattttccgtgttttgactttttcaattcgGAATACGGTTTGATCCGTGCgcgtcccgacgcaaaattttcgatacgataattatttcgataacattattttcgtataaattgttttataagaagcacggtcttgataattatccaaaagttttaatagttatccaaaagttttgataattatccaaaacaggttGATAGTTATCCAAAATATTATCCAATTGGATCgcttttgcagttacttagcggctaagtaacttatttttcgatccaatacgatcgaacacgtattaatattccataaatataaatagccaatacagtattgtattttgtacagataatcatttgcaaacagtaaaactatataattttcagagaaaaaccttaaaaatcgcgttcttcataatcaaacgaggattcgaaggtgttatcgaactccgatttgggcgtgcaagtaggagaatcgaagctctcgaaaagctctttcataatcaatcatccatttcagtgcaTAAATTaaggttattttcttatttaattaatttaattcaaatgattaaaagaggaatttttgatgttgatgttgtttgtgtgatttgatacTTAAATcttgtagatcttttcttcctgatcattttggtttattatataataaatttggagttcaataaaatatagaaaattgagttttaTTCTCGGAttattaaaattagggtttatgtgtttgaatgtttttTTTGGGTAAGTGAGGTCTAAGCCTCTTATATTAAAAAAAGAGAGAGAATATACACAGAAATCTCAGAAGTTAACTCTTGAAACAAACCTTCAAGAGAAAActaaagagaaaaaaaaagaaaatcaagaaaataaaaaCCAAGTACACAACCAAGCTAAATCCCAACCAAATCACCAATATGTGGCAAGAAGACCAAAAAACCCAATTAAAGCCAAAGGAAATCCCAGAGAAAACAAGAAGGGCTAACAATAAAATTACAAGTATTAAGTACCTTCCTGTTAACAAAAACAGGACCATAGCCAATACAATCCAAGAGCAAAGACATCCCTCAGCACAAGCAGCAAACAAGCAACAACAAAGAAGCTTTCCCATAAAATGACCAGCACTCGGAAAATAAGATCCCTCGCATCAAGAAGACCATCAAAACAAGCCAATGACAAAGAATTCTGCCCAAGCTTTCAAAAAACCACCACAAAACTTGCCAAGCAAAAAGGAAATCACAAGGCAGCCAAATCAAATTCAACCCCTGCTTCTCAAAATCGCAGACCAACTCCCCCAAAGATGAAAACACCTGGATTACACATACCAAAAAATAAAAGCCAAAAAAAATTCCTCCTCCTTCCATACAAGAAACTCCCTCGAACCAGCCACAAACCCATCCAGCAACTACCTCTCAATTTCGCAGCAACTCGAGATGACTGGTACAAACAGAAAACAGCACCCACAGGGTCTCCAGCCTTATGCACACCTGCCAAAAAATCAACCCCTaactcggggttagtgcgtgactgatcagcagcctaacctgggtttttttaaaattgaaagtgaatatccaattctaatcattgcttatcaagaaacttgattcctatgaatcatttcaactgataattgtttaacctctattatgacttgctgagctagttagctcactctggcaaatctgtttatgttattcCACAGTTGAAAAATGATgttgttggtaacgaggattctcAGTCCAGCGTGCAAgttaggattccaggttaagttggatcgagttAGAAGGAgttttatattgtagatgagttatgtaagatcGTAAGAATGACATCATTATCAGTAGTAAGTTGAACTAGTTaagatttggtacgatgtaatataAGTAAGGTTGTGGCTttttttcatactttaaccttttgcgatccgtggttgtgtaaggagtggtcaatgcatataatattctATATACAGGTTTACATATTGTGTGTGtattgtgaaccccaaacttctgacccgggtttggagggcgccacactagCAGTCGAAGGCTCAAAAATTAAGGCTCATTAGAGCGAAGGCCCATTACGTCAATAGTCCAAACAAGATTAAAAGGTCGGTCGTTTGGAGGATCTAGAAAAATAGAAACGCCTCCTTTTAAATCTCCAACGTTTGTCCATATTTGTAGCATAACGAATGAGTATTAACAGCACATGTTTGATGAGTATAAATAAGATCTTGAGGTGAGAAATAAACAATTCTCTACACATTCATACACTCTACATTCTTGTATTCACAAATCTTCATATATCCAAATTACCAATTCTGAGAGCAGAGGTGAATCTGGAGGAAAATCTCTAGCATCCTCTTTTTTTTCAGGTGAAGGTCAAATGACGTTCTAAATAGACCTGAAGGGTGTTCCTTCATGCGCAAAAATTTGGACGTAATATTTGATGTtgtaatataaaataatattagtGTACAAGTTAAAATATTGTAATATATAATACAAGAGGTCTATATTTTCATACTCACTATATTTACCGGTAAAGGGCAAATGTTTGTAAATCACTTAAACCGTAGATTCTAGTTCTATCCTTGAATAGagtaatataaatatatttttaatttataatatagCATGAGCATGATAATGTACtgtaatataaaatataatatttcaATACAAGTTATTATATTACACTATATAGTACAGAAAAATACGAGTGATTTAAGGTGTAAAATTTTGTGGCTGTTTGGCTAGACAGAATGACAGATAAGGCACCTTAAATGAGGAAAATAGCATTTGCATTTTAGTTGAACATTGCGGCAACAATTCAAAATGATCACATTAacaacttatatccagttaaaCCAAAAGTTGGGGGACTGTTACATTTACTTCCCACGTTTTCATTTTGCCTAATATTAAAAGAGAAAGATCAAACAATTCTCAGGTTCTTATGGAACTCAAATTATTCAAAgcaattattttttttaaaaaatatattcaTTCAAATTTTAACTTacaaaaattttctaaaaaatttagATTTTCTAAGACAATCTCgattaaatttctaaaaattatttgaccaatatttttaaaatctgattattttttgaaaattacatattttatcataaataaggctaatatatttgatattattaaaatattaaaatatatctGATTTTTGTTCCAGTGTACCGATTAATCAATAATGAGCACCTCAACCGATTCTTTCCAATTTTCAATTTAtacttaaaaaaatataatttatcaaACACACCACTAACTTATAAATCTtctcttttttattttattttgttaattcatttaaaattttaaatgatggTAAGTTAtcttttcttttaattttatttcaaaactCATTCCAATCATATAATTAGTCTGCTTGTTTTTAGATtttagatttttattttatattcatgtattaaaattattaatttatgtgatttgtaatttacattttattttttctttgaaaaaaatTTATAACTTTTAAGTTACGATTACCAAACACATTATCAacttataaaataatttataactGACATTATCCAAACACCTAAATAACCTTATAAATTACAATCTTCATATCACTTATATATGTCACTTTTCAACCtaaaatttacattttttaaaaaatctgaAACTGAACTTTAATTGGGTTACGTAGAATTCCATTTATCAATCAAAAGTTCAAACTAAATCAAACAAAATCAGCTTACATTTAGCAggtttgacatttgagttataGATCTTGTTATTAAATAAAAAGTACTAGAAAGCAGTGGAATGAGATGATCGGAAAAACGAGTACGGGAAAACTTAAAACTACTACATCCAGAATTTTGTGTTATAAAAATATATCATGATTTGGAGTTTTAAAAACCACATTTATATAATTTGATTATTGTTTTCATCCGAAACAAAACCCATAAAAGAGAACCGCCCCTAATTAGTGAAGTACAAATGTGGTAGTAAATGGTAGTCCGGAAAACAAGTGACACCCCAGCGCTCAAAAGAGGATGCATTGTATAAAAGTGTGTGTGCATTGCATTTGCATGCACTTCCGCTCTTTGTATTTAACCATCCACTTATATCTCCGTTTCCCTTCACAACACAACACTACTCAAATCTAACCATTTATCCAATTCCTTCCATTTTCCATTTCTTGATTCATTGTTCATTGCTATGGCTTTGGGCTTCTCAGCCAAGAAGAATGTGATTGTACTACTAACAGTAACATCTCTGTTTTTCATTTGCTGTCCACTTGATTGTTACGGTGATGATTTCTTTTATCAGCCAGACTGTTTAAACGTTCCGACAGCAGAGTTTTTAAGTTCTGTGAAGACCACTATTGATGTTGTCCAACAAGTCACTTCTCTTGTTGCTGCCTTGAGCCGCGGTTCTCTTGATTTTAGGCAGTCTCATGCCATTTCTGATTGTCTTGATCTGCTTGACCTTTCCACCGACGAACTAGTCTCCACTCTTTTGCTTACTCAGAATCCACACAACAGTAAGTTACTCAAACTGACTTGTTATTTTAAATTTATTGTTTCACCAAATTTATATAAAATTCAGCTGAATTCCTAAATTGTCACCCCAGTTCTCGGTCGTCTTTCCTCTCAtgttttctgttttttttttaattaatggCTTGACTGCAATGTCACAGCTTTTTCTTGTTCTTCGCAATTTAGATTTATATAACGCCGAAACAACTTTATACTACTCTATGTAATAGTGCTATTAAACTACTAATGAATCTTGAATTTGGCATGCACGTTAATGCATAAACAAACTCTAATCTGTTACTAATCCGCTTAATTAATACAGTAATAATTTTCTTGTAAATATTGGCCGACAGGTAAAGACAACAGCACGGGCAATCTGAGAGCGGATTTGAAAACATGGTTAAGCGCAGCACTCGGCAATCAAGACACTTGTGCTGAAGGCTTTGATGGCACTAAAGGCTCTGTCAAAAAACTAGTTGCATCTAGTCTTGAACAAATCACCTCCTTAATCCGTGTCATTCTTTCCAATGTACAACCGCCgcattttaataataaaaatgtAAGTAAAAGTGGTGGTGGGCGGGACCACCGGAGTCATCGCGGTGGTGGCAGGCCAGGGTGGATGCACAAGAGGAAGTTGATCGGGGGGGATAAGTTTCCGAAATGGCTAAAGTCTAGTGACCGAAAAAAGTTGTTGCAAGTTAATGGGGTGGTAGCTGATTTGGTTGTGGATGCAAATGGAAATGGGAATTTTACTACATTGAGTGATGCTATCAAAGCGGTGCCAGATTATTCGACCAACAGAACTGTTATTTATGTGAAGAAGGGAGTGTATAATGAGTATGTGGAAATTAGTAAGAAGAAATGGTATGTTATGTTGGTTGGAGATGGGATGGATGTTACAGTTATTTCTGGTAATCACAGCTTCATTGGAGGTTGGACCACTTATCGATCTACAACATTCGGTAATTCATTCCTAACTCCTACTATATTGACACGTTTGCAAATACGAATATTATCAAATTGAAAACCCGTAATAATGTATGTGATCGGGAAAAAAGTGGATGTGAGTTTCTTGTAATAAAATTTCAGACAATGATAGGTCCGGGAATAGTTGTAAATGCTGTCGGTGAAAAAGATTAGTTACTGTTGTAGATTATAATCAATGTGCTTAGCCTGTTTAGGAGACAGCAGTGACGCCACATAGCGATCTTTATATATTCTGTGCAAGATATCTAACTTATGCATCACTCTATGTCTCTATCCCTCCAAATTTATGATAAGATTCGGCTAAAAACTTTGCATTCGTTTGTTACATTTAGTAGTGGACCAAACCATGTGCATAATTACCAACCATGGCATATGGCTCATAAATGAACATTTTTTAATCTTCCCATAACATTATGCCTGTTGGACCTGATCTGATCCGATCAGCACCGACAACATTTAGTTAGGTGTTTGTATGCATCACTGATGTACTGTGATGCATGATCTGCAGGAGTAAAAGGCCGGGGGTTCATAGCCAGGGACATGACATTTGAGAACACTGCAGGACCTGAAAACCACCAGGCAGTTGCATTTCGATCAGACTCTGATTTATCGGTTCTTTATAGATGTGCAATGAGGGGTTACCAGGACACATTATATGCTCACTCACAGCGCCACTTCTACCGTGAATGCCACATTACGGGTACAGTAGATTTCATTTTTGGCGATGCAGCTGCAGTATTTCAAAACTGCCAGATTCTGGCACGGAAGGGATTGCCAAATCAAAAGAACACAATTACAGCTCAAGGCCGTAAAGAGGCAGCAGAAACTACAGGATTCTCGATTCAGTTCTCAAACATATCCGTGGAGCCAAATGTAGTAGCTGGAAATTCGACATTAACTTATTTAGGAAGGCCATGGAAATTGTATTCAAGAACAGTAATCATGCAGTCATATATTAGTAATGCTATAAGGCCAGAAGGGTGGTTGGAATGGAACACAACGTTCGCACTGGATACGCTTTATTACGGGGAGTACATGAATTATGGTCCAGGGGCTGGCTTAGGCAGCAGGGTGAAGTGGCCAGGGTATCGTATACTAAATACTACGGCCGAGGCCAATGCTTTCACCGTGGCTCAGTTTCTTCTGGGTAATTCTTGGTTACCGTCTACTGCCGTAAAGTACACTGCTGGATTGGTAGTCTGACCACTTGGAATTTTTCTTTTCACTGCTCTGTTTTCTCCACTGTACACTTCTCGTTTTTTTCCTTGTtgttttataattatatatacaaGGTCTTGGGAGGTAATTGTGCTCATACTTGCGTTTTGTGATaaaatttctttttcttctttgaaataTTAATTCGCACTTGGAATGTGTATGACATCTTATTTCAGCTGTCCATTTGACAGTGAAATTTGTACACTGTATCTAATTAACAATCTAATATGcgattaaaattttaaaatcccTTGTAAGTTCAAACTTGTTAAACAACTAGACATTGTATCTGGTTTTCAAATCATTTttatagggaataaataaatcttgattatgtggttaatgttgcattaattacacatgactTGGGTCACGGAgcccaataaaaagatgtatgacattcagaccaaaaatgTTAACACATTGATCACACCTGATGAATCAGattaggcctgatggaacaaagaaggcccaaaaccctgaatattaattaatttcgtaattaattaataagggagaaaaacagctgATAAGATGAatcctagtggagaaataaatccttgtagatgACCTCCAAGGGACTTAGTAGGATAAGAAATCaacttcctacctcttaggactccaaagtctattctaattctgagacttgcccaccaagtctcctaacccaagtccagtttaaggacttccaacatctatataaggggcctcaccccacaaatcagaactacgttttttgacttgatccttggcacacagtaaggtacgtaggcatcttgttaaggcagatcgagtcacgagacacaagagcagtcaaatcgagcgTCGAatctcacgttccttagtaatagatacatcaattattataccttaatttttgatccataacatttggcgccgtctgtgggaaaacacaacaacaaccatggtgagaacacggagaacaagcagcgtccttgaaggaggaacacccgcggggacaacccaaacgatttcgtcaaccgtggaagTACCTCCGCATTCGacctatgccgccacccaaggaAGAACCCAGGTAGGGGaaactgaacctcaacctcaagggacgattcccccggctcctcaaggtacgaatccccaacttcaacaactacatacacctatgaattctcgacccattgggtacgagtattcaactgttgtgactactaaccccccttatgggatgcccctttaccccgatgttggaggaagtggacatgctggacggagtgaagtaCGAGTGCGAtcgccccctacatacgaggtttggctcctatccctgaggatcaggaattttctggtccttatactgaaagagacttcgaatcttcggatgatgaagtggccccaagaaggagacgtgctggcaaagagccgacGGCTGATGGTggccaacgtcctaggagcacccaagg from Apium graveolens cultivar Ventura chromosome 5, ASM990537v1, whole genome shotgun sequence includes the following:
- the LOC141724493 gene encoding pectinesterase/pectinesterase inhibitor PPE8B-like, with protein sequence MALGFSAKKNVIVLLTVTSLFFICCPLDCYGDDFFYQPDCLNVPTAEFLSSVKTTIDVVQQVTSLVAALSRGSLDFRQSHAISDCLDLLDLSTDELVSTLLLTQNPHNSKDNSTGNLRADLKTWLSAALGNQDTCAEGFDGTKGSVKKLVASSLEQITSLIRVILSNVQPPHFNNKNVSKSGGGRDHRSHRGGGRPGWMHKRKLIGGDKFPKWLKSSDRKKLLQVNGVVADLVVDANGNGNFTTLSDAIKAVPDYSTNRTVIYVKKGVYNEYVEISKKKWYVMLVGDGMDVTVISGNHSFIGGWTTYRSTTFGVKGRGFIARDMTFENTAGPENHQAVAFRSDSDLSVLYRCAMRGYQDTLYAHSQRHFYRECHITGTVDFIFGDAAAVFQNCQILARKGLPNQKNTITAQGRKEAAETTGFSIQFSNISVEPNVVAGNSTLTYLGRPWKLYSRTVIMQSYISNAIRPEGWLEWNTTFALDTLYYGEYMNYGPGAGLGSRVKWPGYRILNTTAEANAFTVAQFLLGNSWLPSTAVKYTAGLVV